One segment of Streptomyces sp. NA02950 DNA contains the following:
- a CDS encoding tetratricopeptide repeat protein translates to MPIPEDVTGDEIDKAVRQELMSLPKTLAEDVAKNLVMVAKLLDTEPEQAYQYARIALRLASRVAAVREAAGFASYAVGKYSEALAEFRAARRMTGNAELWPVMADCERGMGRPERALAMAGEPEVQKLDRAGQVEMRLVAAGARRDMGQADAAVVTLQSQELASHSVQPWTARLRYAYADALLAVGREDEAREWFAKALEADQGGTTDASDRLAELDGVEFVDALDPDEAVQDEANDEVEAQAPDIAEVPEPEEAVEVVEERAAEEQQDGDDR, encoded by the coding sequence TTGCCGATCCCGGAGGACGTGACCGGCGACGAGATCGACAAGGCCGTGCGGCAGGAGCTGATGAGCCTGCCGAAGACGCTCGCGGAGGACGTGGCGAAGAACCTCGTCATGGTCGCCAAGCTGCTCGACACCGAGCCCGAGCAGGCGTACCAGTACGCCCGTATCGCGCTGCGGCTCGCCTCCCGGGTGGCCGCCGTGCGCGAGGCCGCCGGGTTCGCGTCGTACGCCGTGGGGAAGTACTCCGAGGCCCTCGCCGAGTTCCGGGCGGCCCGGCGGATGACCGGCAATGCTGAGCTGTGGCCGGTGATGGCCGACTGCGAGCGTGGCATGGGCCGTCCCGAGCGGGCGCTCGCCATGGCCGGTGAGCCCGAGGTGCAGAAGCTGGACCGGGCCGGTCAGGTCGAGATGCGGCTGGTGGCCGCCGGTGCCCGCCGTGACATGGGCCAGGCCGACGCCGCCGTGGTGACCTTGCAGAGCCAGGAGCTGGCCTCGCACTCCGTCCAGCCGTGGACCGCGCGGCTGCGCTATGCGTACGCCGACGCGCTGCTGGCCGTGGGACGCGAGGACGAGGCCCGCGAGTGGTTCGCCAAGGCGCTCGAGGCCGATCAGGGTGGGACCACGGACGCGTCGGACCGGCTCGCGGAGCTGGACGGTGTGGAGTTCGTGGACGCTCTCGACCCCGACGAGGCGGTCCAGGACGAGGCCAACGACGAGGTCGAGGCCCAGGCCCCCGACATTGCCGAGGTGCCCGAGCCGGAGGAGGCCGTCGAGGTGGTCGAGGAGCGGGCCGCCGAGGAGCAGCAGGACGGCGACGACCGCTGA
- a CDS encoding DUF1015 family protein: protein MSIPGPGGQGLQLTPFRGLRYAAERVSSIAAVTSPPYDVVVRPDGLRELETADPYNIVRLILPQAGTPADRHRQAAETLRRWQADGILAADPEPALYIYEQRDGPTLQRGLIGALRLSPREEGVVLPHEEVMPHIVEDRADLMRATAANLEPLLLAYRGNGGASGAAHVIERTVHREPLLSTTTEDGIDHHLWRLTDPGDLVEIATDLRRHQALIADGHHRWATYLRLREERPEPGPWDYGLVLLVDTTRYPLRVRAIHRLLRRLPPAKALAAAGHAFRIQEIDGPLPRALDALAEATAAQPGGNAFLLTGDGRFHLLDRPDAELLARTVPGGRPEAWRTLDATILHSVLLDHLWNVPDAPEHIGYIHDAEAAVEQAERLGGTAVLMHPVDEDVVHDLARQGVAMPHKSTSFGPKPATGLVLRSLTLG from the coding sequence ATGAGCATTCCAGGGCCTGGCGGGCAAGGTCTCCAGCTCACCCCGTTCCGTGGGCTGCGCTACGCGGCGGAACGGGTCAGCAGCATCGCCGCTGTCACCTCCCCGCCCTATGACGTGGTAGTTCGGCCCGACGGTCTGCGCGAACTCGAGACCGCGGACCCCTACAACATCGTCCGGTTGATCCTGCCGCAGGCCGGCACCCCCGCCGACCGCCACCGGCAGGCCGCCGAGACGCTGCGCCGCTGGCAGGCCGACGGCATCCTCGCCGCCGACCCGGAACCGGCGCTCTACATCTATGAACAGCGCGACGGCCCGACCCTCCAGCGCGGTCTGATCGGTGCCCTCCGGCTGAGCCCCCGCGAGGAGGGCGTCGTCCTCCCGCACGAGGAGGTCATGCCGCATATCGTCGAGGACCGCGCCGATCTGATGCGCGCCACCGCGGCCAATCTGGAGCCCCTGCTGCTCGCCTACCGCGGCAACGGCGGGGCGAGCGGTGCCGCCCATGTCATCGAACGCACCGTGCACCGCGAACCGTTGCTGTCCACGACCACCGAGGACGGCATCGACCACCATCTGTGGCGGCTGACCGATCCGGGCGACCTCGTCGAGATCGCCACCGACCTCCGCCGCCACCAGGCGCTCATCGCCGACGGCCACCACCGCTGGGCCACCTATCTGCGGTTGCGCGAGGAGCGGCCGGAGCCCGGCCCGTGGGACTACGGACTCGTCCTGCTCGTGGACACCACCCGCTACCCGCTCCGGGTCCGGGCCATCCACCGGCTGCTGCGGCGGCTGCCGCCCGCCAAGGCCCTGGCCGCGGCGGGCCACGCCTTCCGGATCCAGGAGATCGACGGCCCACTGCCGCGCGCCCTCGACGCGCTGGCCGAGGCCACGGCCGCACAGCCCGGCGGAAACGCCTTCCTGCTCACCGGGGACGGACGCTTCCACCTCCTGGACCGCCCCGACGCCGAGCTGCTGGCCCGTACGGTCCCCGGGGGGCGCCCGGAGGCATGGCGCACCCTGGACGCGACGATCCTCCACTCGGTCCTGCTGGACCACCTCTGGAACGTCCCGGACGCGCCCGAGCACATCGGCTACATCCACGACGCGGAAGCCGCGGTCGAGCAGGCGGAGCGGCTGGGCGGCACGGCGGTGCTGATGCATCCGGTGGACGAGGACGTCGTCCACGACCTGGCCCGCCAGGGCGTCGCCATGCCGCACAAGTCGACGTCCTTCGGACCGAAGCCCGCCACGGGGCTGGTGCTGCGCAGTCTGACGCTGGGCTGA
- a CDS encoding HAD-IIA family hydrolase, with protein sequence MNQTAVRTRPEGSQRPLNEVYDTALLDLDGVVYAGGEAIDHAVEALGTVRDDGMRLAYVTNNALRTPQAVAEHLTRLGVPAEPADVITSAQAVARLIAEQMPSGARVLVIGGEGLRVALRERGLTPVESADDDPAAVVQGYGGPDLPWSRLMEAGYAVGRGVPWFASNTDLTIPSGRGIAPGNGAAVEVVRIVTGRSPQVAGKPLPPMHRETVLRTGARRPLVVGDRLDTDIEGAYAGEVDSLLVLTGVTDAAQLLAAGPEHRPTYVDRDLRGLLAAQPEVEPAGGTDGAGGGAADGFRCGGWRARVHDGALLLEGDGGEPLDGLRALCAAAWTAAGDGVSSADPGKALARLGW encoded by the coding sequence ATGAACCAGACCGCCGTCCGGACCCGGCCCGAGGGCAGTCAGCGGCCGCTGAACGAGGTGTACGACACCGCCCTGCTGGACCTCGACGGGGTGGTGTACGCCGGTGGTGAGGCGATCGACCACGCCGTGGAGGCGCTGGGCACCGTGCGGGACGACGGGATGCGGCTGGCGTATGTGACCAACAACGCACTGCGTACACCGCAGGCGGTGGCCGAGCACCTGACCCGCCTCGGGGTGCCCGCCGAGCCCGCTGATGTGATCACCTCGGCGCAGGCGGTGGCCCGCCTGATCGCCGAGCAGATGCCGTCGGGCGCACGGGTGCTGGTGATCGGCGGGGAGGGGCTGCGGGTGGCGCTGCGCGAGCGCGGTCTGACGCCGGTGGAGTCGGCGGACGACGATCCGGCGGCGGTGGTGCAGGGGTACGGCGGTCCGGACCTGCCCTGGTCCCGGCTCATGGAGGCGGGGTACGCGGTGGGGCGCGGGGTGCCGTGGTTCGCGTCCAACACGGATCTGACGATTCCGAGCGGACGGGGTATCGCCCCGGGCAATGGCGCGGCGGTGGAAGTCGTACGGATCGTCACCGGCAGGTCTCCGCAGGTGGCGGGGAAGCCGTTGCCGCCGATGCACCGGGAGACGGTCCTGCGGACCGGTGCCCGGCGGCCGTTGGTGGTGGGGGACCGGCTGGACACCGATATCGAGGGGGCGTACGCGGGCGAGGTGGACTCGCTGCTCGTGCTGACCGGGGTGACGGACGCGGCGCAGTTGCTGGCGGCCGGGCCGGAGCACCGGCCGACGTATGTGGACCGCGACTTGAGGGGGCTGCTCGCCGCCCAGCCGGAGGTGGAGCCCGCCGGGGGCACCGACGGCGCCGGGGGTGGCGCCGCGGACGGTTTCCGGTGCGGAGGCTGGAGGGCCCGGGTGCACGACGGCGCGCTGCTGCTGGAGGGCGACGGGGGCGAGCCGCTGGACGGGCTGCGGGCGCTGTGCGCGGCGGCCTGGACCGCGGCGGGTGACGGTGTGAGCTCCGCGG